DNA from Kitasatospora herbaricolor:
TCGAGGGCGTCTCGGCGGCCTCCAGCGCCGCGTCGAAGGCCGAGGAGCTGGCGGCCCTGCCGCTGGAGGAGCGCCTGCAGCGACGGATCGTCGACGGCGAGCGCAAGGGCCTGGAGGCGGACCTCGACGAGGCGCTGACCGAGCGCCCCGCGCTGGAGATCGTCAACAGCACCCTGCTGGCCGGCATGAAGGTGGTCGGCGAGCTGTTCGGCTCCGGCCAGATGCAGCTGCCGTTCGTGCTCCAGTCGGCGGAGGTCATGAAGACCGCCGTCGCCCACCTGGAGCCGCACATGGAGAAGTCCGACGACGAGGGCAAGGGCACCATCGTGCTGGCCACCGTCAAGGGTGACGTCCACGACATCGGCAAGAACCTGGTCGACATCATCCTGTCGAACAACGGCTACACGGTCGTGAACCTGGGCATCAAGCAGCCCGTCTCGGCGATCCTGGACGCCGCGCAGGAGCACCGGGCCGACGTGATCGGGATGTCCGGCCTGCTGGTGAAGTCCACCGTGATCATGAAGGAGAACCTCCAGGAGCTGAACCAGCGGGGCCTCTCGGCCCAGTTCCCGGTGATCCTCGGCGGGGCCGCCCTGACCCGGGCCTACGTCGAGCAGGACCTGCACGAGATCTACGAGGGCGAGGTCCGCTACGCCCGGGACGCCTTCGAGGGCCTGCGGCTGATGGACGCGCTGATCGCGGTCAAGCGCGGCGTGCCCGGCGCGACCCTGCCGGAGCTGAAGCAGCGCCGGCACGCCCGGGTCGAGGTGCTGGAGGAGCCCGAGGAGAACCTCGGCCAGATCCGCTCCGACGTCGCGGTCGACAACCGGGTGCCCGAGCCGCCGTTCTGGGGCGACCGGATCGTCAAGGGCATCCCGTTCGCGGACTACGCCTCCTGGCTGGACGAGGACGCGCTGTTCAAGGGCCAGTGGGGCCTCAAGGCCGCGCGCAGCGGCGAGGGCCCCTCGTACGAGGAGCTGGTGGAGACCGAGGGCCGGCCGCGGCTGCGGATGTGGCTGGACCGGCTGCAGACCGAGGGCTGGCTGGAGGCGGCCGTGGTCTACGGCTACTACCCGGCCGCGTCCAAGGGCGACGACCTGCTGGTCTACAACGAGGACGGCAGCGAGCACACCCGGTTCACCTTCCCGCGCCAGCGGCGCGGGCGCCGGCTCTGCCTGGCGGACTTCTTCCGCCCGGAGGAGTCCGGCGAGAAGGACGTGCTGGGCCTGCAGGTGGTCACCATGGGCAACCGGATCTCGGAGGCCGCCAACGAGCTGTTCAAGGCGGACGCCTACCGCGACTACCTGGAGCTGCACGGCCTGTCGGTGCAGCTGGCCGAGGCGCTCGCCGAGTTCTGGCACGCCCGGGTCCGCTTCGAGCTGGGCTTCTCCGGCGAGGACCCGCAGGACGTCAAGGACATGTTCGCGCTGAAGTACCGGGGCGCGCGGTTCTCGCTCGGCTACGGGGCCTGCCCGGAGCTGGAGGACCGTGCCAAGATCGCCGAGCTGCTGAAGCCGGAGCGGATCGGCGTGGTGCTCTCCGAGGAGTTCCAGCTCCACCCGGAGCAGTCCACCGACGCGATCGTCATCCACCACCCGGAGGCGAAGTACTTCAACGCGCGCTGACCCGCGGAGCCCGGCGCCGGCCGCCGCGGCCCTTCAACGCGCGGTAGCCCGGATGTCGCACAGCGTTCGCCGCATTTCGGCGCGGGCGGCGTATCCTGGATCATCCTGAACGGGCCGGTCCGCTCACCAGCGGGCCGGCCTGTGCCATCCCCGGAGGCAGATCCGGGTGTGCGCGAACGGAAGGACTCCCACCATGACGACCATCTCCACCGCCGCCCGCACCCTCGACCACGGCAACGGGCAAGGCCTCCAGGCGGTGCTGCTGGACATGGACGGGACGCTGGTCGACACCGAGGACTTCTGGTGGCAGGCGGAGGTCTCGCTCTTCGCCGAACTGGGCTACGCGCTGGACGAGAACGACCGGGCCCACGTGGTCGGCGGCCCGATGAGCCGGGTGATCGACTACCTGATCTCCAGCACCGGCGTCGACCTCGCGCCGGCCGACCTCACCACGCTGATCAACCAGCGGTTCGTGGACCTGCTGGGCGGCGGGGTGCCGCTGATGCCGGGCGCCGAACGGCTGCTCAACACGCTGGCCGCGCACGGCGTCCCTGCGGCCCTGGTGTCGGCCTCGCACCGGCACATCATCGACATCGTGCTGGCCACCCTCGGCGCCCACCACTTCGCCTTCTCGCTCGCGGGGGACGAGGTGCCGCGCACCAAGCCGCACCCGGACCCGTACCTGGAGGCGGTCCGCCGCTTCGGCGCCGAGCCGGCCCGCTGCGTGGTGGTGGAGGACGCCCCGACCGGGGTGCGTTCCGCCGAGGCGGCCGGCTGCCCGGTGATCGCGGTGCCGTCGGTGGCGGCGATCGAGCCGGCTCCCGGCCGGCTGGTGCTGCCCTCGCTGGAGCAGGTCGATCTGGAGCTGCTGCGCTCGCTGGTGGCCTCGCGGGTCTGAGCCGTGGGGTCGGCGGATGCCGGTGGCCGTCCGGAGGTGTGACGGGCGGGGCCGGCTGCTCCGCCGGCCTGCCCGGGTGGGCGGCCGTGGGGTCTTCGGGCGTGTCCGCGCGGTGTCCGTGCGGGCCTGGCCGGACCTGTCGCGGGACGGGCCGGACGGACCCGCGCCGGCCGGCCGCGCCGGTACGACCGACGGGGCGCGGCTGTCCCGATCTGACGGTTCCGATGTGATTGTCGTCTCATTGTCAACTCCTGGTACCGACCGGTAACTCGGGCCGGCCGGCGGGACGCGCTCGTCAGCCGGGGAGAAATCGGGCATTGCCTGACAACTCGTCGGTTCGGACGCCGCTGCCGGCCGGACGGGAGTTCGATCAGGGCCCGCACGAGTGGGGGCGATCCCCGGCCGATGTGGCACGCTACTTCCGATCGATTCCCCTCGGCGGTCGCCCCCAGCCGGACAACCATCCCGGCCGGACGACCGCTGTCGCCCCACACCCTCATGTCGCGCGCCACCACCGAAGACGGGCAACCCCGTCGGGCCCGTGGGCGCGCGGCACCCGGCCGCACCGGCGCACTCCCGATCGGGAGCGGCAGCGCGGAGGCCACCGGCACACACCGCCGGCCGCACCGAGAAGGACGCCACCCGCATGACTTCAGCTCAACGACTGGCAGCGCTCACCTGTGCCGGACTGGTCGCCACCACCGTCGCGGGCTGCGGCTCCGTCACCAAGGCCGTCACGGGTTCGGACCCGGGCGGGGCGATCGTGATGGGCACCACGAGCGTCACCAACGTGCTGGACCCGGCCGGTGCCTACGACAACGGCTCCTGGCTGCTGCTGCACAACACCTTCCAGTCGCTGCTGAAGTTCCCCGCCGGCAGCTCCGCGCCGAGCCCGGACGCCGCGCAGTCCTGTGAGTTCACCGGGGCCGACGCCACCACCTACCACTGCACCCTGCGGACCGGCCTGAAGTTCTCCAACGGCCACCCGCTGACCGCCCAGGACGTGGTCTTCTCCATCGAGCGGATGAAGAAGATCAAGGACGACAACGGTCCGTCCTCGCTGCTCGACTCCATCAAGTCGGTGGAGGCCAAGGGCGACACCGAGGTGACCTTCCAGCTCACCCAGCCGGACGCGGTGCTGCCGGCCAAGCTGGCCAGCTCGGCCGGCGCGATCGTCGACCACCAGGTCTTCCCGGCCGACAAGCTGCTGCCCAACGACAAGCTGGTCGGCTCCGGCCCGTACAAGATCGACAGCCTGGAGACGATGGCCTCGGACGGCGGCACCAAGGTGCCCGGCAAGGTCACCCTGGTCGCCAACGACCAGTTCAGCGGCGACGAGAAGCTGCGGAACAAGAAGTTCACCCTGCGGTACTTCCTCAAGGGCTCGGACCTCAAGACCGCCCTGGACACCGGCGAGGTCGACCTCACCGACAACAGCCTCGACCCGGGCGCGGGCGCCCAGTACCTGGCGGACCAGCAGGCCGGCAAGACGGCGGTCCAGGTCGCCGACGGCGACAGCTCCGAGACCCGCTACCTGGCTTTCAACACCAAGGACGCCGTCACCGGCAACCCCGCGGTGCGCCAGGCCGTGGCCCAGCTGCTGGACCGCAAGGTGCTGGCCCGTGACGTCTACGCCCGCACCGTCCAGCCGCTCTACTCGGTGGTCCCCGCCGGGGTGGCCGGCCACAACACCGCCTTCTTCGACAAGTACGGCGACCCGGACGTGGCGAAGGCCAAGCAGATCCTGACCGCGGCCAAGGTGGCCCTGCCGGTCAAGCTGAGCCTCACCTGGTCCAGGGCGCGGGCCGAGGGCGCCGAGGCCGCCGAGATGAAGAAGCAGCTGGAGGCGAGCGGCCTCTTCCAGGTGACGGTCACGCAGGAGGCCGACTGGGAGAAGTTCAAGAAGGGCTGGAAGGCCGGCAGCTACCAGGCCTACACGATCGGCTGGACGGCCGACTACCCGGACCCGGACAACTTCGTCGCCCCGCTGGTCGTCGACGGCGGCGCCTACCACACCGGCTGGAACGATCCCCGGATCAGTGACAAGCTGCTGCCGGAGAGCCTCAAGCAGGTCGACCGGGCCGCCGCCGGCGCCGTCTTCGCGCAGATGCAGAACATCACCGCCGAGGGCGTCCCGCTGATCCCGATCTTCCAGGCGAAGTCCTTCTACGCCTTCCGCTCCAACATCACGGGTGTGGAGTCCACGGTCGACACCACCGGCGTGTTCCGGTTCTGGGAGATCGGCCGCAGCAAGTAGCAGGGCCGCGTCCCCGCAGACCGGTGGCCCGTCCGCCCCTCCTGGTGCAAGGGGGCGGCCGGGCCACCCTCATGTCCGGGGCCGGCCCCGCCCGCGGGCCTGACGCACGGTCGGCCTGACACACGGACGCAAGGGACGCACGGTCGGTCGGACGCGCCCCGCCCGGCCCGACGCGGAAGGCCGGGCACCCGTCGGTGCCCGGCCCCGCCGCCCGATCGCGTTCCTACAGCGCGCCAGGGCGCACCAGCCCGCTCTCGTAGGCGTACACCGCCGCCTGCACCCGGTCGCGCAGCTGAAGCTTGGTCAGCACATGGCCGACATGGGTCTTGACCGTGGTCTCGCTGACGAAGAGTTCGGCCGCGATCTCGGCGTTCGACAGGCCGCGGGCGACCAGCCGGAGCACCTCCAGCTCACGCTCCGTCAGCGCGGTGAGGGCCTGCGGCGGCGCCTCGTCCCCGGACGGGAGCTTGGTGGCGTACATGTCCAGCAGTCGGCGGGTGATGCTCGGGGCGAGCATCGCGGCGCCGTCGGCGACCACCCGGATCGCCTGCACCAGCTCCTCGGCCGGGACGTCCTTGAGCAGGAAGCCGCTGGCCCCCGCCCGCAGCGCCTCGACCACGTACTCGTCCAGGTCGAAGGTGGTCAGCACGAGGACCTTGGCCGGGCCGTCGCGGCCGGGGCCGGCGATCCGGCGGGTGGCCTCCACGCCGTCCATCCGGGGCATCCGGATGTCCATCAGCACCACGTCGGGCTGCAGCGCCCGGACCTGGTCCAGCGCCTGCTGGCCGTCGCCGGCCTCGCCGACCACTACCAGGTCGGACTCGGCCTCCAGGATCATCCGGAAGCCGGTGCGGAGCAGTGGCTGGTCGTCGACCAGCAGCACTCGGATCGTCACCTAGGACTCCTTGCTCAGGTGCTCGTCCGACCCCTGCGGCGCCACGGCGGCGGGGTCGTCCTCGTCGGATCGGGTGGCGGGCGCGGAGCCGTCCCGCGCGGCCGGCACGCCACCGGCCGGCACGCCCGCCGCCGGCGGTCCGGCCAGCGGGAGCGGGTACGGCGGGGGAGTGCCGCCGAACTCCGGGCAGCTCGCCTTGTGGTCGCACCAGTCGCAGAGCCGGTTCCTGGTGGCCGGGAACTCGCCCGTGGCCACCGCCTGCGAGATGGTTTCCCAGAGCGCCATGAGCTTGCGCTCCACCGCGCGCAGGTCCGCCTCGTCCGGGTCGTACGACACCACGTCGCCGCCCCCGCCCAGGTAGACCAGCTGCAGGCGCTTGGGGATCACGCCCTTCCAGCGCCACACCACCAGGGCGTAGAACTTCATCTGGAACATGGCCTTGCCCTCGAAGTCCCGCGAGGGCGCCCGGCCGGTCTTGTAGTCGACCAGCCGCACCTCACCGGTCGGCGCGACGTCCACCCGGTCGATGTAGCCGCGCAGCAGCAGGCCCGACTCCAGCGCGGTCTCCACGTACAGCTCGCGCTCGACGGGGTGCAGCCGGGTCGGGTCCTCCAGCCGGAACCACTGGCCGATCAGCTTCTCGGCGTCGGCCAGCCAGCGGGTCAGCGCGGCGCCGTCCGGCTCGGCGGCGCCGCCCTCGGCGCCGCCGAACAGGCCGGCCAGCTCGGGGCGCTCGCCCAGCAGCCGCTCCCACTGCGGGCGCAGCAGGCCGAGCGCGCGCTCGTGGGTCCGCTCCGCGGCGGGGCTGTCGAAGAGCCGTTCCAGGACGGCGTGGACGAGGGTGCCCCGGGTGGCGGCCGGGCTCGGCGGCTCGGGCAGCTTGTCGATCACCCGGAGCCGGTAGAGCAGCGGACAGGTCAGGAAGTCCCCCGCACGCGACGGGGACAGCCCGGTCGGGGGCGCGGCCCGGCGGGCCGGCGCCTCGACGGTCGGGCCGTGGTCGGTCTGGTGCATGCCCCGACCCTATGGCCCAACGCTGTCATTCCGCTGCCACGGCGCTGACACGGCCGGCACTGGGGAGGGCCGGACACGGGTATGAGACCCCCAGGAGGGGCGGGCGCCGGATTCCGCCGGAGATCACGTAGCGTGGGCGGACGGCGCGGCCACGACGGGGACGACGAGCTGAAGGGACACCGGTGAGCGACACCAGGGGGCAGCAGACCTCCGAACAGCCACCGCCCGGCGGGGCGCCCGGCCCGGGCACGCCCCCGGCCGGCGGGCCCGGACCGCGCGGCGGCATCCTGATGGGCCGCCCGTTCGGCGTGCCGGTCTACGTCACCCCGTCCTGGTTCGTCATCGCCGCGCTGATCACCTGGATCTTCGGCGGGCAGCTCGCCCGGGTGCTGCCCGAGCTCGGCGGCACCCGCTACCTGGTCGCGCTGTCCTTCGCGATCGCCTTCTACGCCTCGGTCCTGGTGCACGAGCTGGCGCACACGCTGGTCGCGCTGCGCTACAGGCTCGGGGTCCGCCGGATCCAGCTGCAGTTCCTCGGCGGCATCTCGGAGATCGAGAACGAGGCGCAGACCCCTGCCCGCGAGTTCTGGCTGGCCTTCGCCGGGCCGCTGCTCTCCGTCGTGCTCGGCGGGGTGTTC
Protein-coding regions in this window:
- a CDS encoding HAD family hydrolase, whose protein sequence is MTTISTAARTLDHGNGQGLQAVLLDMDGTLVDTEDFWWQAEVSLFAELGYALDENDRAHVVGGPMSRVIDYLISSTGVDLAPADLTTLINQRFVDLLGGGVPLMPGAERLLNTLAAHGVPAALVSASHRHIIDIVLATLGAHHFAFSLAGDEVPRTKPHPDPYLEAVRRFGAEPARCVVVEDAPTGVRSAEAAGCPVIAVPSVAAIEPAPGRLVLPSLEQVDLELLRSLVASRV
- a CDS encoding ABC transporter substrate-binding protein, giving the protein MTSAQRLAALTCAGLVATTVAGCGSVTKAVTGSDPGGAIVMGTTSVTNVLDPAGAYDNGSWLLLHNTFQSLLKFPAGSSAPSPDAAQSCEFTGADATTYHCTLRTGLKFSNGHPLTAQDVVFSIERMKKIKDDNGPSSLLDSIKSVEAKGDTEVTFQLTQPDAVLPAKLASSAGAIVDHQVFPADKLLPNDKLVGSGPYKIDSLETMASDGGTKVPGKVTLVANDQFSGDEKLRNKKFTLRYFLKGSDLKTALDTGEVDLTDNSLDPGAGAQYLADQQAGKTAVQVADGDSSETRYLAFNTKDAVTGNPAVRQAVAQLLDRKVLARDVYARTVQPLYSVVPAGVAGHNTAFFDKYGDPDVAKAKQILTAAKVALPVKLSLTWSRARAEGAEAAEMKKQLEASGLFQVTVTQEADWEKFKKGWKAGSYQAYTIGWTADYPDPDNFVAPLVVDGGAYHTGWNDPRISDKLLPESLKQVDRAAAGAVFAQMQNITAEGVPLIPIFQAKSFYAFRSNITGVESTVDTTGVFRFWEIGRSK
- a CDS encoding response regulator, with product MTIRVLLVDDQPLLRTGFRMILEAESDLVVVGEAGDGQQALDQVRALQPDVVLMDIRMPRMDGVEATRRIAGPGRDGPAKVLVLTTFDLDEYVVEALRAGASGFLLKDVPAEELVQAIRVVADGAAMLAPSITRRLLDMYATKLPSGDEAPPQALTALTERELEVLRLVARGLSNAEIAAELFVSETTVKTHVGHVLTKLQLRDRVQAAVYAYESGLVRPGAL
- a CDS encoding RecB family exonuclease; this encodes MHQTDHGPTVEAPARRAAPPTGLSPSRAGDFLTCPLLYRLRVIDKLPEPPSPAATRGTLVHAVLERLFDSPAAERTHERALGLLRPQWERLLGERPELAGLFGGAEGGAAEPDGAALTRWLADAEKLIGQWFRLEDPTRLHPVERELYVETALESGLLLRGYIDRVDVAPTGEVRLVDYKTGRAPSRDFEGKAMFQMKFYALVVWRWKGVIPKRLQLVYLGGGGDVVSYDPDEADLRAVERKLMALWETISQAVATGEFPATRNRLCDWCDHKASCPEFGGTPPPYPLPLAGPPAAGVPAGGVPAARDGSAPATRSDEDDPAAVAPQGSDEHLSKES